Proteins from a genomic interval of Caldicellulosiruptor diazotrophicus:
- the pulA gene encoding type I pullulanase gives MVKYFESKRFISLLMVVLFIATLIFPISILGADEKTTLIIHYYRYNEDYQGWNLWIWPVEPVGAEGKAYEFTSKDDFGVKAVVELPGKVTKVGIIVRKGNWEAKDVAVDRFISGISGSKEVWLIEGEEQIYTSQPQKTPKMTAFVDGLNTIVVRLAKKADILSNNKTQGFKVTAFYDEVPIKKVEPVLPKINKNFKPEDAGYELIDGGTKVRFILKPGAGDFKFTDTSGKLEVYVSGTMNDWGGTASSEGKYKPLPAWKMTWNAQKGYYELVKELGKDGVVIGAKFKFTSWDGTSAKWYPDGMGNDKVIEELYTGNEKITKVDTFKITTEDELEPQVPYVVSKDGFKPTVAQARNILDNPKYYYKGNDLGCTYTKAYSTFRLWAPTAIGVILRLYDDYKTTKYKEYEMQQSVNGTWYLKINGDLKGKYYQYEVWHASNSITDDTIRKYVVPDPYSRATSANSERTLIFDPKDTNPVGWEKDTFVTLKNQEDAIIYETHVRDFTIDDSSGVRPEFRGKYLGFTQTGTKGPNGVKTGIDHLKELGITHVHLLPTYDFGSVDETNPDKGYNWGYDPVLYQNVEGSYATNPNTIARIKEYKQMVMALHKAGIGIIQDVVFNHTFQIGDAKFSIFDKIVPGYFYRKDKDGNYSNASGCGNEVATEKPMVRKFIIDTLTYLTREYHIDGFRFDLMAAIDRVTMAKAQEEIRKINPSAVIYGEGWLAGSTPLDSSLRMEIGSFNQAGLHIGLFNDRIREAIRGNLDNESKGFMQGNYSFRLEDLKRGIQGGLGDFAADPDECINYVSAHDNLTLWDKLQKSVPNEPDYIKDKMGRLANAIVLTAQGVPFLHGGVEFNRTKYMNHNSYNAGDKINKYNWNLKVKWYNTFKYYQGLIALRKAHPAFRMTTAEDIQKYLTFIQTPKGTLGFRLTYPKDTWNDIIVVYNSTKKVQEVTLPEGNWVVVANGDEVGTTPIKNLTNFVAGKALVAPISMFVAYKSNEFPQGFAKVTGKDPVSLESSSTVAVPKVYGNGNIEVTFKVKVPAGTDDDVIYLAGSFGKAGLSDWNPGDKDGAIELVRLQDGTYTVTVKLNAGETFEYKYTRGSWSTVEKGANKEEIENRKLTVKDEGSGKMIVSDTVLNWADK, from the coding sequence ATGGTGAAATATTTTGAGAGCAAACGTTTTATAAGCCTTTTGATGGTGGTCCTATTTATTGCTACTCTAATTTTTCCAATTTCTATTCTGGGGGCAGATGAAAAAACAACTCTCATCATTCACTACTACAGGTACAATGAAGACTATCAGGGTTGGAATTTGTGGATATGGCCTGTTGAGCCAGTTGGTGCAGAAGGCAAAGCTTATGAGTTTACTTCCAAGGATGACTTTGGAGTAAAAGCAGTAGTTGAACTTCCTGGGAAAGTAACAAAAGTAGGTATCATAGTTAGAAAAGGTAACTGGGAAGCAAAAGATGTTGCCGTTGACAGGTTCATCTCAGGAATCAGCGGTTCAAAAGAGGTTTGGCTGATAGAAGGTGAAGAGCAAATCTATACATCTCAGCCCCAGAAAACTCCGAAAATGACAGCTTTTGTTGATGGTCTTAATACGATCGTTGTAAGGCTTGCAAAGAAAGCAGACATTCTTTCGAATAATAAAACTCAAGGTTTTAAAGTGACAGCTTTTTATGATGAAGTTCCTATCAAAAAGGTTGAACCAGTTTTGCCGAAGATAAACAAGAATTTTAAACCAGAGGATGCAGGGTATGAGCTAATTGATGGCGGCACAAAAGTGAGATTTATATTAAAACCTGGTGCAGGTGATTTTAAATTTACAGACACATCTGGCAAGCTTGAGGTATATGTCTCTGGAACTATGAACGACTGGGGCGGAACGGCTTCTTCTGAAGGAAAGTACAAACCACTTCCTGCATGGAAAATGACATGGAATGCACAGAAAGGTTACTATGAACTTGTCAAAGAGCTTGGCAAAGACGGCGTTGTAATTGGTGCTAAGTTCAAGTTCACATCATGGGATGGTACATCTGCAAAGTGGTATCCAGATGGAATGGGAAATGACAAAGTAATTGAGGAGCTTTACACAGGTAATGAAAAGATAACAAAAGTTGACACCTTTAAGATTACAACTGAAGATGAATTAGAACCACAAGTTCCTTATGTTGTGTCAAAGGATGGTTTCAAACCAACAGTTGCTCAGGCAAGAAATATTTTAGACAATCCAAAGTACTACTACAAAGGCAATGATTTAGGATGCACCTATACAAAAGCTTATTCAACATTCAGATTGTGGGCTCCAACAGCAATTGGAGTTATATTGAGACTCTACGACGATTATAAGACTACAAAATACAAAGAGTATGAAATGCAGCAGTCGGTAAACGGAACATGGTATCTTAAGATAAATGGAGATTTGAAAGGTAAATACTACCAATATGAAGTTTGGCATGCTTCTAACTCTATAACCGACGATACAATCAGAAAATATGTTGTGCCAGACCCATATTCAAGAGCAACATCTGCAAATTCTGAAAGGACTTTAATCTTTGATCCCAAGGATACAAACCCTGTTGGCTGGGAAAAAGATACTTTTGTGACGCTAAAAAACCAAGAGGACGCAATAATTTATGAGACGCACGTAAGAGACTTCACAATAGATGATTCAAGTGGTGTAAGGCCAGAGTTTAGAGGCAAATACTTAGGCTTTACCCAAACAGGGACAAAAGGACCAAATGGCGTAAAAACAGGTATTGACCATTTGAAAGAGCTTGGTATAACTCATGTACATCTTCTTCCAACATATGACTTTGGTTCGGTGGATGAAACAAATCCTGATAAAGGCTATAACTGGGGTTATGACCCTGTTTTATATCAAAACGTTGAAGGTTCATATGCTACAAATCCAAATACAATTGCAAGAATTAAAGAGTACAAACAAATGGTCATGGCACTGCACAAGGCTGGGATAGGCATCATTCAGGATGTTGTTTTTAATCACACGTTTCAGATAGGTGATGCAAAATTCTCAATATTCGACAAGATAGTACCAGGATACTTCTACAGAAAAGACAAAGATGGTAACTATTCTAATGCATCAGGTTGTGGTAACGAAGTTGCAACAGAAAAGCCAATGGTAAGAAAATTTATAATTGATACCTTGACATACCTCACAAGAGAATATCACATAGATGGTTTTAGATTTGACTTAATGGCAGCAATAGACAGAGTTACAATGGCAAAAGCTCAAGAAGAGATAAGAAAGATAAATCCGTCGGCAGTTATCTATGGCGAGGGATGGCTTGCAGGGTCAACACCACTTGATAGCTCACTTAGAATGGAAATAGGCTCATTTAATCAGGCAGGCCTTCACATAGGACTTTTTAACGACAGAATAAGAGAAGCAATAAGAGGTAACCTTGACAATGAATCTAAGGGATTCATGCAAGGAAACTACTCATTTAGGCTTGAAGACCTCAAAAGAGGCATTCAGGGTGGACTTGGTGATTTTGCTGCAGACCCGGATGAATGCATAAACTATGTTTCGGCACATGACAACCTAACTCTTTGGGATAAACTTCAAAAGAGTGTGCCAAATGAACCAGATTACATCAAGGATAAAATGGGCAGACTTGCGAATGCAATTGTTTTGACAGCACAGGGTGTTCCATTCTTGCATGGTGGAGTTGAATTCAACCGAACAAAATATATGAATCATAACTCATACAATGCGGGCGATAAAATTAATAAGTACAACTGGAACCTTAAAGTAAAGTGGTACAACACTTTCAAGTACTATCAGGGTCTGATTGCACTAAGAAAGGCTCATCCGGCCTTCAGAATGACAACTGCAGAAGACATACAGAAATATCTTACATTTATCCAAACACCGAAAGGAACATTAGGATTCAGACTCACATATCCAAAAGATACATGGAATGACATTATAGTTGTTTACAACTCAACAAAGAAAGTACAAGAGGTCACACTGCCAGAAGGGAACTGGGTAGTTGTTGCAAATGGAGATGAAGTTGGCACAACACCAATTAAGAATCTTACAAACTTTGTTGCTGGCAAAGCATTGGTTGCACCAATTTCTATGTTTGTTGCATACAAGAGCAATGAATTTCCACAAGGTTTTGCTAAGGTAACCGGTAAGGACCCTGTATCATTAGAAAGCTCAAGTACAGTAGCAGTTCCAAAAGTTTATGGTAATGGAAATATTGAAGTCACATTTAAAGTAAAGGTACCAGCTGGGACAGATGATGATGTTATCTATTTGGCAGGTTCGTTTGGGAAAGCTGGACTTTCTGATTGGAATCCAGGAGATAAGGATGGAGCAATAGAACTTGTAAGATTGCAAGATGGGACATATACTGTGACTGTTAAACTTAACGCAGGTGAAACATTCGAATATAAATACACAAGAGGTAGCTGGTCTACAGTCGAGAAAGGTGCAAATAAAGAAGAGATAGAGAATAGGAAACTAACAGTTAAAGATGAAGGCAGCGGAAAGATGATAGTCAGCGATACAGTTTTGAACTGGGCTGATAAATAA
- a CDS encoding S-layer homology domain-containing protein: protein MEKRTRIVSSILLVFVLLVPLLSIGYSAQEVILNSIPDKSPGEDVVISGQTVFDEIVIKVLRPNSTILYINTVKGKNFSDKFTLPADSPEGTYTVVAGKGSIVDIKTFNVVRKQPSLPTSSPEILIPNFNEAKRQVGAQSSQKEDIKQSDKEALPEITIDNNGIIRPKISQLSEGRLDVRLDESLVQKALQMQVSKNKILTLDLKNSKPLVQYNIVLPSKVFTTSFDVHEVLIDTDELDLKLPADLLKEKNIDKNKQIEILIKKVENSNIPSEIRAAVGKRPIYEIGFYQDLKKVNVERPTNSIKISIAYTPGVEELSGIENLVLFHINDDGKVEIVSNSKYVANSKRMVANVNSFSKFAVGYISKKFDDLKNYSWAEKAVSSLATRNIISGVDQNSFRPQEYIKRGEFVKWLVNVLGLDAQYSSNFEDVKKDSSYWREVAIAKALGIVKGYANKFKPEDYITRQDMMVLVQRALEVANKPIVKIKSNLATKFSDSSDISTYAQDSVSVLVANDLIKGNNKNQILPRKFANRAEAAQLLFRIFFKWE from the coding sequence ATGGAAAAAAGAACAAGGATTGTTTCAAGTATATTGTTAGTTTTTGTGTTATTAGTCCCTTTATTGTCTATAGGATATTCTGCCCAAGAAGTTATTTTAAATTCCATACCTGATAAAAGTCCAGGTGAAGACGTTGTAATTTCTGGACAAACAGTGTTTGATGAGATTGTTATCAAAGTGTTGAGACCAAATTCTACCATACTTTATATAAATACAGTGAAGGGGAAAAACTTCAGTGACAAATTTACTTTACCAGCAGACTCGCCTGAGGGTACTTACACGGTTGTGGCAGGTAAAGGTTCTATTGTCGATATAAAAACTTTCAATGTAGTAAGGAAACAACCATCTTTACCTACTTCGTCTCCTGAGATTTTAATCCCTAATTTCAATGAAGCTAAAAGGCAGGTAGGTGCGCAATCATCTCAAAAGGAAGATATTAAACAAAGTGATAAAGAGGCTTTGCCTGAAATTACGATTGACAATAATGGGATAATTAGGCCCAAAATATCTCAGCTGTCAGAGGGAAGATTAGACGTTAGATTAGATGAGTCTTTAGTACAAAAAGCACTGCAGATGCAGGTGTCAAAAAACAAAATTTTAACGTTGGATCTAAAAAACAGCAAGCCTTTAGTACAGTACAATATTGTGCTTCCATCGAAAGTATTTACAACTTCTTTTGATGTGCATGAAGTTTTAATTGATACAGATGAATTAGATTTGAAACTTCCAGCTGACCTATTAAAGGAAAAGAATATAGACAAGAATAAGCAAATAGAGATATTGATAAAAAAAGTAGAAAATTCTAATATACCTTCAGAGATTCGCGCGGCAGTTGGGAAAAGACCAATATATGAAATTGGGTTTTATCAAGATTTGAAAAAGGTGAATGTTGAAAGACCTACAAATTCTATAAAAATATCTATTGCTTATACTCCTGGAGTAGAAGAGCTGAGCGGTATTGAAAACTTGGTTTTATTTCATATAAATGATGATGGGAAAGTAGAGATTGTATCAAATAGCAAATATGTTGCTAATTCTAAACGTATGGTTGCGAATGTGAACAGTTTTAGCAAATTTGCAGTGGGATATATTAGCAAAAAATTTGACGACTTGAAGAATTATTCGTGGGCTGAAAAAGCTGTATCTTCGCTGGCCACGAGAAATATAATAAGTGGTGTTGACCAAAATAGTTTTAGACCCCAAGAATATATAAAGCGTGGAGAGTTTGTCAAGTGGCTGGTAAATGTTCTTGGCCTTGATGCTCAGTATTCTTCGAACTTTGAAGATGTTAAAAAAGATAGCAGCTACTGGCGTGAAGTTGCAATTGCAAAAGCACTTGGTATTGTAAAAGGTTATGCAAATAAATTTAAACCAGAAGATTATATAACAAGGCAAGATATGATGGTACTTGTACAAAGAGCATTGGAGGTTGCAAACAAACCAATTGTAAAAATAAAAAGTAACCTTGCAACTAAATTTTCTGATTCGTCTGATATATCTACGTATGCTCAAGATAGTGTTTCTGTTTTGGTTGCAAATGATTTAATAAAAGGAAATAATAAAAATCAAATACTGCCGCGAAAGTTTGCAAATCGTGCAGAAGCTGCTCAGCTTTTGTTCAGGATATTTTTCAAATGGGAATAA
- a CDS encoding glycosyl hydrolase 53 family protein produces the protein MKRTFAIFVFFIFVISFAFPLLPTKVFAQSSAQVKKQIGIKVDPIGPNIAVGKNIFSDSEAPTHQATLANDGDETTFWSAQDAGIHWLKIDLGDVYKDLFATEIVFNGNGSYQYKIEYSIDDNRWTVLVDKSNNTDTSQTQYDKFIPSASGIRYIRVTITSTPNNQPASIKELRVYKMVGDTFIKGADVSMLKQIEDCGGKFYLNGVQMDALEILKYFGVNWIRLRIWNDPKDVNGNPLGGGNCSAENMLEIAKRAKALGIKLLLDFHYSDFWADPGKQDKPKAWANLSFDQLKQAVYQYTYDVIKMYKDQGALPDMVQVGNEVNGGMLWPDGKTWGEDAGGYDNFAELLKAGIRGVKDAAGADNQVKIMIHLANGGDNELYRRVFDNLTQRDVKFDVIGLSYYPYWHGKLSDLIYNMNDISKRYNKEVVIAETAYAYTLENGDGLNNIFGTREAATAWYEPSVQNQALVIRNIANAVAQVPDGKGLGIFYWEPDWIPVEGAGWKTGEGNGWDNQAMFDFNGNALDSLYVFKMLNNIMIVGYKPIVVGTTPGEMPKLPVKITAILSNGLTKEVDVTWDGIDPSKYTQAGSFEVYGHVEGSEVTPVAKVKVANLIQNSGFEEDLTGWNIEGQTGAANANSNAPVRSGNKKLNIWYNSPYNLVISQTITGLGQGKYTFKAWFVNTGSAQKRDIVIKDYGGQEIRMQIPQSASWDAWTPAEINDISVTTGKCTISFEITADSGFWCAIDDVLFYRQDPDIEKNIVSIQRLDITTEVGQKPQLPPTVMVVYDDDTSSEASVTWEAIDESKYSAIGEFTVTGTVEGTTLKAYAKVKVINSKNLIKNYSFEEGLKYWISEGNTNAVKTESGGHSGTAQLTHWSDKPYKVVTYQTIENIPNGIYIFRAFANGGGGQNANYLFVKDYGGEELRINMPTKWVAEWHRMVIANIKVTTGRVTIGLYSDSENAGGTWCNLDDVEFFKVADREFEISNASMQKDKGLIASVTVKQSEGIQHDSREVVVFELLKGTTPVSVVAVEKDVVEAEDFKAYFNVSDYLSTDYRVKVFVFDKFDTSLSVPNSLAEPVDLR, from the coding sequence ATGAAAAGAACATTTGCTATTTTTGTATTCTTCATTTTTGTCATTTCTTTTGCTTTTCCTTTGTTGCCAACCAAGGTCTTTGCACAGAGTTCAGCTCAGGTAAAGAAGCAAATTGGGATAAAAGTTGACCCAATTGGTCCTAATATAGCTGTAGGCAAAAATATTTTTTCTGACAGTGAAGCCCCAACACATCAGGCAACCCTTGCAAATGACGGTGATGAGACTACTTTTTGGAGTGCACAGGATGCAGGCATTCATTGGCTGAAGATTGATTTGGGAGATGTTTATAAAGACCTTTTTGCAACCGAAATAGTTTTTAATGGTAATGGGAGCTATCAGTATAAAATTGAATATTCAATAGATGACAATAGGTGGACAGTATTAGTAGACAAATCAAACAATACTGACACTTCACAAACACAGTATGACAAGTTCATACCATCTGCCTCAGGGATAAGATATATCCGTGTCACAATCACCTCAACACCAAACAATCAGCCAGCTTCAATAAAGGAGCTGAGAGTATACAAAATGGTTGGTGATACTTTCATAAAGGGCGCAGATGTATCAATGCTAAAACAAATAGAAGATTGTGGCGGTAAGTTCTATTTGAACGGAGTCCAGATGGATGCACTTGAGATTTTGAAATATTTTGGAGTTAACTGGATAAGGCTTAGAATATGGAATGATCCAAAAGATGTCAATGGTAATCCATTGGGAGGTGGAAATTGCAGTGCAGAGAATATGCTGGAAATTGCAAAAAGAGCAAAAGCTTTAGGTATAAAACTTTTGCTTGATTTTCATTATAGTGACTTTTGGGCAGACCCGGGAAAGCAAGACAAACCAAAAGCATGGGCAAATCTTTCATTTGACCAGCTAAAACAGGCAGTTTACCAGTATACTTATGACGTCATAAAAATGTACAAAGATCAAGGTGCACTTCCTGACATGGTTCAGGTTGGAAATGAGGTTAATGGCGGTATGCTCTGGCCGGACGGAAAAACATGGGGCGAAGATGCTGGAGGATATGACAATTTTGCAGAGCTTCTAAAGGCAGGGATTAGAGGTGTAAAAGATGCAGCTGGGGCGGATAATCAGGTAAAGATTATGATTCACCTTGCAAATGGCGGGGACAATGAATTATACAGAAGAGTATTTGACAATTTGACCCAGCGCGATGTTAAGTTTGATGTAATTGGACTTTCATATTACCCATACTGGCATGGAAAGCTTAGTGATTTAATCTACAATATGAATGATATTAGCAAAAGATATAACAAAGAGGTAGTTATTGCAGAAACAGCGTATGCATACACTTTAGAAAATGGAGATGGACTGAATAATATCTTTGGCACAAGGGAAGCTGCAACAGCCTGGTATGAGCCATCAGTCCAAAATCAAGCACTGGTTATTAGAAACATTGCAAACGCTGTAGCACAAGTTCCAGATGGCAAAGGACTTGGCATATTCTATTGGGAGCCTGATTGGATACCAGTTGAAGGTGCTGGATGGAAGACAGGTGAAGGAAATGGATGGGATAACCAAGCTATGTTTGATTTTAATGGAAATGCTTTGGATTCTCTGTATGTGTTCAAGATGCTCAATAACATCATGATTGTAGGTTATAAACCAATTGTTGTTGGAACAACTCCAGGTGAGATGCCAAAACTTCCTGTTAAAATCACAGCCATTTTGAGCAATGGTCTTACAAAAGAGGTTGATGTCACATGGGACGGTATTGATCCGTCAAAATATACTCAAGCTGGTAGCTTTGAAGTTTACGGGCATGTTGAAGGAAGTGAGGTTACACCTGTTGCAAAAGTAAAAGTAGCTAATCTAATACAAAATTCTGGATTTGAAGAAGATTTAACTGGCTGGAACATAGAAGGGCAGACTGGAGCTGCAAATGCAAACAGCAACGCCCCTGTCCGTTCAGGTAATAAGAAATTAAATATTTGGTATAACTCACCATACAATCTTGTAATATCTCAGACAATTACAGGCTTAGGGCAAGGCAAGTATACATTTAAAGCATGGTTTGTTAACACTGGTAGTGCTCAAAAACGTGATATTGTAATAAAGGATTATGGTGGACAGGAGATAAGAATGCAAATTCCACAGTCAGCTTCATGGGATGCTTGGACACCTGCTGAAATAAATGATATTAGTGTGACAACAGGAAAGTGCACAATTTCATTTGAAATTACTGCTGATTCAGGTTTCTGGTGTGCAATAGACGATGTTCTGTTCTATCGCCAGGACCCAGATATCGAAAAGAATATAGTGAGCATTCAAAGATTAGATATTACAACAGAGGTAGGGCAAAAGCCACAGCTTCCGCCAACTGTCATGGTGGTTTATGATGATGATACATCCTCTGAGGCAAGTGTTACATGGGAAGCTATTGATGAGAGTAAATACTCAGCGATTGGTGAATTTACTGTGACTGGTACTGTAGAAGGCACGACTCTAAAAGCATATGCCAAAGTCAAAGTTATCAACAGCAAAAACCTTATAAAAAATTACAGTTTTGAAGAAGGACTAAAGTATTGGATAAGTGAAGGAAATACAAATGCAGTCAAAACTGAAAGTGGTGGGCATTCTGGGACAGCGCAGCTTACTCACTGGAGTGACAAACCTTACAAGGTGGTCACATATCAAACAATTGAAAATATACCAAATGGTATATACATCTTCAGAGCCTTTGCAAATGGTGGCGGCGGTCAGAATGCTAACTACTTGTTTGTAAAAGACTATGGCGGGGAAGAACTGAGAATAAATATGCCAACCAAATGGGTTGCTGAATGGCATAGAATGGTAATTGCTAACATTAAGGTTACCACTGGACGCGTTACAATAGGGCTTTATTCAGATTCAGAGAATGCAGGAGGGACATGGTGCAACCTTGACGATGTAGAATTTTTCAAGGTTGCTGACAGGGAATTTGAAATTTCAAATGCAAGCATGCAAAAAGATAAAGGACTTATTGCAAGTGTTACGGTAAAACAATCAGAAGGTATTCAGCACGATAGCAGAGAAGTTGTGGTGTTTGAACTATTAAAAGGGACAACTCCTGTTTCAGTTGTTGCTGTTGAAAAGGATGTAGTAGAAGCTGAAGATTTTAAGGCCTATTTTAATGTAAGTGATTATCTGAGCACTGACTACAGGGTAAAAGTATTTGTATTTGACAAATTTGACACAAGCCTTTCTGTTCCAAATAGTCTTGCTGAGCCTGTTGATCTTCGATGA
- a CDS encoding ABC transporter substrate-binding protein, which produces MMKKNFRLLVLILTVCFVFSTILVSMFAVGFGAQTKAKRTAPGFDPSIDVSKPVKIVGYLLGDAPAEFPNVMKELNKKLQKDINATMEINYIGWGDLNYKYPLILASGENVDWMYAANWCFYFQEAAKGGFKELTMDMIKKYMPRHYKATPSVAWQEAKVKGKIYMIPTATPDRKADVVILRGDLREKYKLPPIKKYNDIEPFLAAVKKNEKGMMPMNLDNQYDLNSVMWRLLVEKTDYLEDVARVSTGGTGLFTTIYDTKPKVYYIMDKEILPAFKEAAKKVKSWYDKGYINRNAYANKVRSKDAFDQGKSAVAFGNSQDIQSNLANAKAKGWKVEIIPIFDKRGHRPADPYINNGVALVAKTKNAERTLMALDLIMEEKSYNYLVYFGIQGKNYIIKNNKIDLPKGVTPDNNTYPPDAAGFWFTNKDQFLPLASWDDNYIALRNTIKKALVSSPLSSFSLDQTKVKTEIANLNSVMTQYYNPICLGMVKNVDEAFATLDKKLKAAGVDKVKAEALRQLEQYFKERNQ; this is translated from the coding sequence ATGATGAAAAAGAACTTCAGGCTTTTAGTGCTCATCTTGACGGTATGTTTTGTATTTTCAACCATTTTAGTTTCAATGTTTGCGGTTGGTTTTGGTGCACAAACAAAAGCGAAAAGAACTGCACCCGGTTTTGACCCGAGCATTGATGTATCAAAACCTGTCAAGATTGTTGGTTATCTTTTGGGTGATGCACCAGCTGAATTTCCAAACGTTATGAAAGAGCTTAACAAAAAACTTCAAAAAGATATCAACGCAACAATGGAGATTAACTACATTGGATGGGGAGATTTGAACTACAAATATCCACTTATTTTGGCATCAGGAGAGAATGTTGATTGGATGTATGCAGCAAATTGGTGTTTCTACTTCCAGGAAGCTGCAAAAGGTGGATTTAAGGAACTTACAATGGATATGATCAAAAAATACATGCCAAGACATTACAAAGCAACACCTTCTGTTGCATGGCAGGAAGCAAAGGTAAAAGGGAAAATCTACATGATTCCGACTGCAACACCCGACAGAAAAGCTGATGTTGTAATTTTGAGAGGAGATTTGAGAGAAAAATATAAGCTGCCACCAATCAAAAAATACAATGATATAGAGCCGTTTCTTGCTGCAGTAAAGAAAAATGAAAAAGGCATGATGCCAATGAACTTGGACAACCAGTATGATTTGAACTCAGTTATGTGGAGACTTTTGGTTGAAAAAACAGATTACTTAGAAGATGTTGCAAGAGTTTCAACAGGTGGAACAGGTCTTTTCACAACCATATACGACACTAAACCAAAAGTTTACTATATAATGGACAAAGAAATTTTGCCTGCTTTCAAAGAAGCAGCCAAGAAAGTAAAATCATGGTACGACAAAGGATACATCAATAGAAATGCTTATGCTAATAAGGTGAGAAGCAAAGATGCTTTTGACCAAGGAAAATCGGCAGTTGCGTTTGGAAATAGCCAAGACATCCAGTCCAATCTTGCAAATGCAAAAGCTAAAGGTTGGAAGGTTGAGATTATTCCAATATTTGATAAAAGAGGTCACAGACCAGCAGACCCATATATAAATAATGGCGTTGCTCTTGTTGCAAAGACAAAAAACGCAGAGAGAACACTTATGGCACTTGACCTTATTATGGAAGAAAAGTCTTACAACTATCTTGTATACTTTGGAATTCAAGGCAAGAACTATATAATCAAAAACAACAAAATTGACTTACCAAAAGGTGTTACACCAGATAACAACACTTATCCGCCAGATGCTGCAGGGTTCTGGTTCACAAATAAAGACCAGTTCTTACCACTTGCAAGCTGGGATGATAACTACATTGCACTAAGAAACACAATCAAGAAGGCGCTTGTAAGCTCACCACTATCTTCATTCTCACTTGACCAGACAAAGGTAAAAACTGAGATTGCAAACCTAAACAGCGTTATGACACAGTATTACAATCCAATCTGTTTGGGTATGGTAAAGAATGTGGATGAAGCTTTTGCAACACTTGACAAAAAGCTCAAAGCAGCAGGTGTTGACAAGGTCAAAGCTGAAGCGCTAAGACAGCTTGAGCAATACTTCAAGGAGAGAAATCAGTAA
- a CDS encoding carbohydrate ABC transporter permease has product MRKGKDYILFNIIGYIFITIIGLFTFIPFVVLVVSSFASENYIINHGYTLIPREFSLSAYKLIFQNPQRIFRAYLVTIIVTSVGTSLSLFLSTMAAYVMYRKDVKYRNTLAFFLYFTTLFNGGLAPYYIILANYYHLKNNVLVLILVPLFNVFYILILRNFIRGSIPDSLIESAKIDGAGDFTIFLRIVLPLSKPALASIGLFIALNYWNDWWTPMMFIEKQSLYPLQYTLYLILSSVNVAANILQNVVRIDMPKESLKLAMTVVATGPIIFLYPFVQRYFVRGITLGAVKG; this is encoded by the coding sequence TTGAGAAAGGGTAAGGATTATATCCTCTTTAACATTATTGGATATATATTTATAACAATAATCGGGCTATTTACCTTCATACCTTTTGTTGTGCTTGTGGTAAGTTCGTTTGCTTCAGAAAACTATATTATAAACCACGGTTACACTTTGATTCCACGAGAATTTTCACTCAGTGCATACAAGCTCATTTTCCAAAATCCTCAAAGAATTTTCAGAGCTTATTTGGTAACCATTATAGTAACAAGTGTTGGCACAAGTTTGTCGTTGTTTCTTTCCACAATGGCTGCGTATGTTATGTACAGAAAAGATGTAAAATATAGAAATACATTGGCTTTCTTCCTATACTTCACAACACTTTTTAACGGTGGCCTTGCTCCGTACTATATAATATTAGCAAATTACTATCATTTAAAAAACAATGTACTTGTTCTCATACTTGTGCCACTTTTCAATGTATTTTACATTTTAATCTTGCGCAACTTTATTAGAGGTTCTATTCCAGACTCTTTGATAGAGTCAGCAAAAATTGACGGCGCAGGAGATTTTACAATATTCTTAAGAATTGTTTTGCCACTTTCAAAACCAGCTTTGGCATCTATTGGACTTTTTATAGCTCTTAATTACTGGAACGATTGGTGGACACCGATGATGTTCATCGAAAAACAGAGCTTGTATCCTTTGCAGTATACGCTGTATTTAATCCTGTCAAGTGTCAATGTTGCGGCAAATATTCTACAAAATGTTGTGCGAATAGACATGCCCAAAGAATCTTTAAAACTTGCAATGACAGTTGTTGCAACAGGTCCAATAATTTTCTTGTACCCGTTTGTTCAAAGGTATTTTGTCAGAGGTATTACACTTGGTGCTGTAAAAGGCTAA